A genomic window from Pecten maximus chromosome 2, xPecMax1.1, whole genome shotgun sequence includes:
- the LOC117320987 gene encoding histone H3-like isoform X2 — MPRLSNQSASHAKKTGATKRKSRPGKSPKPKTASPRRKSMRYRPGTRALMEIRRYQKTTDLLLRKLPFSRVAAEAYLVHLFEDANLCAIHAKRVTVMPKDIWLARKIRGASD; from the exons ATGCCGCGTTTGTCCAATCAAAGTGCAAGCCATGCTAAGAAAACTGGAGCGACCAAGAGAAAATCTAGACCTGGAAAATCTCCCAAACCTAAAACGG CATCCCCTAGAAGAAAATCCATGAGATATCGCCCAGGAACAAGAGCCTTGATGGAAATTCGTCGATATCAAAAGACAACTGATTTATTGCTTCGCAAACTTCCTTTTTCTCGAGTG GCTGCTGAGGCCTACCTGGTGCATCTGTTTGAGGACGCCAACTTGTGTGCAATACATGCCAAGCGAGTCACAGTGATGCCTAAAGATATCTGGCTTGCTAGGAAGATTCGGGGAGCGTCTGATTAA
- the LOC117320987 gene encoding histone H3.3-like isoform X1, translated as MPRLSNQSASHAKKTGATKRKSRPGKSPKPKTASPRRKSMRYRPGTRALMEIRRYQKTTDLLLRKLPFSRVVREIVQNKHPGLALRWEATAIMALQEAAEAYLVHLFEDANLCAIHAKRVTVMPKDIWLARKIRGASD; from the exons ATGCCGCGTTTGTCCAATCAAAGTGCAAGCCATGCTAAGAAAACTGGAGCGACCAAGAGAAAATCTAGACCTGGAAAATCTCCCAAACCTAAAACGG CATCCCCTAGAAGAAAATCCATGAGATATCGCCCAGGAACAAGAGCCTTGATGGAAATTCGTCGATATCAAAAGACAACTGATTTATTGCTTCGCAAACTTCCTTTTTCTCGAGTG GTAAGAGAAAtagtacaaaacaaacatccTGGTTTAGCCTTGAGATGGGAAGCAACAGCCATCATGGCTCTTCAGGAG GCTGCTGAGGCCTACCTGGTGCATCTGTTTGAGGACGCCAACTTGTGTGCAATACATGCCAAGCGAGTCACAGTGATGCCTAAAGATATCTGGCTTGCTAGGAAGATTCGGGGAGCGTCTGATTAA